The Neobacillus sp. PS3-34 genome has a window encoding:
- a CDS encoding MFS transporter, with product MKFNRNEKYSLYNGIASTVSTNAVNGYIPLFALSVLGASNQQMGLITSLPSIIGMLALIPGTIWLNLVQSKKHFVVVSTFLTRLIFMFILFVPFLAHAYAAWVLVILIGLLNFPGALSGLSWQSMIGDLIEEKRRGVFFSTRNRWGAITAMAVTFLTGFFLQQFDKNKAFPYQILLAAGFVFALLEVFYLMKHQLPAAKQEPSGEKEKKSFSLKVFSYKPYLSFLICALLFNFGAQMAWSLFSIYHIREAHATALWFSLFSVTNQCAQIVSIKWWAKAADRWGNTMVLFVAAAGMATAPVLTILSTNLVYITAINLWIGLFVSGTNLLLFNQLLKASPEKNRTTYIANYNILLSVIGFIAPQFGVFLLNQYGMHAAMLLISFLRFAAGCSFLIVALKVERRHVPKAV from the coding sequence TTGAAATTTAATAGAAATGAAAAATACAGTTTATATAACGGCATTGCATCCACGGTTTCCACCAATGCAGTAAATGGCTATATTCCGCTTTTTGCCCTGAGTGTTTTAGGAGCGAGCAACCAGCAGATGGGGTTGATTACATCACTTCCGTCCATCATCGGGATGCTTGCTCTTATTCCTGGTACGATTTGGCTGAATCTGGTCCAAAGCAAAAAGCATTTTGTTGTCGTTTCAACCTTTTTAACAAGATTGATATTTATGTTTATTTTGTTTGTGCCATTTTTGGCTCATGCCTACGCCGCGTGGGTTCTCGTTATTCTAATCGGTTTATTAAACTTTCCAGGTGCTTTGTCTGGTTTATCATGGCAATCAATGATTGGCGATTTAATTGAGGAAAAAAGGAGAGGAGTATTTTTTAGTACTAGGAATCGCTGGGGAGCTATTACGGCCATGGCGGTTACTTTTTTAACAGGATTTTTCCTGCAGCAATTTGATAAAAACAAGGCATTTCCTTATCAGATTCTTCTCGCAGCAGGGTTCGTTTTCGCCTTGCTTGAGGTCTTCTATTTAATGAAGCATCAATTGCCTGCGGCAAAACAAGAGCCAAGCGGAGAAAAGGAAAAAAAGAGTTTCTCCTTAAAGGTGTTTTCCTATAAACCATATCTTTCATTTTTGATATGTGCCCTCCTGTTTAACTTTGGAGCGCAAATGGCATGGTCGCTTTTCAGCATTTATCACATTCGTGAAGCACATGCAACGGCATTATGGTTCAGCTTGTTTTCCGTAACGAATCAATGTGCGCAAATTGTCAGCATCAAGTGGTGGGCGAAAGCCGCTGACCGATGGGGAAACACTATGGTTTTATTCGTTGCGGCAGCTGGAATGGCGACCGCTCCCGTTTTAACCATCCTATCGACTAATTTAGTTTACATTACGGCGATTAATCTTTGGATTGGGCTGTTCGTTTCCGGCACAAACCTGCTTTTGTTCAATCAGCTTTTAAAGGCTTCACCGGAGAAAAATCGAACAACGTATATTGCCAACTACAATATCCTTTTATCTGTAATCGGTTTTATTGCTCCCCAATTTGGAGTATTTCTCTTGAATCAATATGGAATGCATGCAGCGATGTTATTAATCTCTTTTTTAAGGTTCGCAGCCGGTTGTTCTTTCCTGATCGTAGCGCTTAAAGTGGAAAGACGGCATGTTCCGAAAGCTGTATAA
- the purC gene encoding phosphoribosylaminoimidazolesuccinocarboxamide synthase, translating into MEKGDLLYEGKAKRIYATDDPGLVWIEYKDSATAFNGEKKAEIAGKGTLNNKITSLLFSQLAVNGIKSHFVQQLSETEQLVKRVTIIPLEVVVRNYAAGSFSKRLGMEEGIKLWRPLVEFYFKDDALGDPLLTEDHIYELQLATKQEVEELKQRALKINAILTGFFEEINIRLIDFKLEFGKDPEGEILLADEISPDTCRLWDLKTNEKLDKDVFRRDLGSLTEAYETVLEKIGGQTACSK; encoded by the coding sequence ATGGAAAAAGGCGATTTATTATACGAAGGAAAAGCAAAGCGGATTTATGCAACTGATGACCCGGGATTAGTATGGATTGAATACAAGGATTCAGCTACAGCGTTTAATGGAGAGAAAAAAGCAGAGATTGCCGGTAAGGGTACTTTGAATAATAAGATTACGAGCCTGCTATTTTCACAGCTTGCGGTAAATGGAATAAAGTCCCATTTTGTGCAGCAGCTTTCTGAAACTGAGCAGCTGGTTAAGCGGGTAACGATTATCCCTCTGGAAGTCGTAGTCCGCAATTATGCCGCGGGAAGCTTTTCCAAACGCCTTGGTATGGAAGAGGGAATAAAACTTTGGCGTCCGCTTGTGGAATTTTACTTTAAAGATGATGCTTTAGGTGACCCGCTCTTAACAGAAGACCATATTTATGAATTACAGCTTGCCACCAAACAGGAAGTGGAAGAGCTAAAGCAGAGGGCACTCAAAATAAATGCGATTTTAACAGGATTTTTTGAAGAAATAAATATTCGCCTTATCGATTTTAAACTTGAATTCGGGAAGGATCCAGAGGGTGAAATTTTGCTTGCTGATGAGATCTCTCCTGATACTTGCAGATTATGGGACCTTAAAACCAATGAAAAGCTGGACAAAGATGTGTTCCGTCGCGATTTAGGCAGCCTGACAGAAGCATATGAAACGGTTTTAGAAAAAATAGGGGGGCAAACAGCATGTTCAAAGTAA
- a CDS encoding MDR family MFS transporter: MTTIDNNENHNRTLLLIGLIIAMFFSALDGTIVGTAMPRIVGDLGGLSMMTWLTTAYLLTSTTVVPIAGKLADLLGRRMIYVTGLIVFMAGSALCGMADNMTELIIFRGVQGIGGGIMMPMAMIVIGDLFTGKERAKFQGVFGGIYGLASVIGPQIGGWIVDSLNWKWVFYINLPVGIIATIILGLGLKGRKNKGPVNFDLAGMFTMIVGIVTLLLALSFGGKDYAWDSWQILTLLAVAVVGLVSFVIVETKAKEPILPMSLFKNRTFTLLNLIGFFMAIGMFGAIMFVPFFMQGIVGVSATASGTIMTPMMITMIITSIIGGQLVYKIGIKPQIIAGMLIMAGGFGLLTTMDMDTSKLAATSYMGIIGMGMGLVMPILTLALQESFPKEELGVVTSSSQFFRSIGGTFGITILGAIMNNRAGNLLSDKFVPFLNTLPQQAGPMVSKFKDMIDTNPEGLFQMLFSPEALKKIPAVLLDKMLPILKTSLMGSLHSVFFTGLIFIVIGACFTLFLKQINLTARKGREKEEKGETASAAVSE; the protein is encoded by the coding sequence ATGACAACTATTGATAATAACGAAAATCATAATCGAACTTTATTGCTGATTGGCTTAATTATTGCCATGTTCTTTTCGGCTCTTGATGGAACGATTGTAGGAACCGCAATGCCAAGGATCGTTGGTGATCTTGGCGGATTAAGCATGATGACATGGCTGACCACAGCCTATTTGCTGACCTCAACTACTGTTGTGCCGATCGCAGGTAAATTGGCAGATTTATTGGGACGCAGAATGATTTATGTTACAGGACTCATCGTTTTTATGGCTGGATCCGCATTGTGCGGAATGGCGGACAATATGACAGAACTTATTATTTTCCGCGGAGTGCAGGGTATTGGCGGAGGAATTATGATGCCAATGGCGATGATCGTCATTGGGGATCTTTTTACAGGAAAAGAAAGAGCGAAATTTCAAGGGGTATTTGGTGGCATTTATGGCCTTGCCTCTGTTATCGGCCCGCAAATTGGCGGATGGATTGTGGATTCGCTTAACTGGAAATGGGTATTTTATATTAATTTGCCTGTCGGAATCATTGCGACTATCATTCTTGGACTGGGATTAAAGGGCAGAAAAAATAAAGGACCAGTTAACTTTGATTTAGCTGGAATGTTTACCATGATTGTAGGCATAGTAACTTTATTGCTTGCACTAAGCTTTGGAGGAAAAGATTATGCTTGGGATTCATGGCAAATTTTAACCCTTCTCGCAGTTGCAGTAGTTGGTTTAGTAAGCTTCGTTATTGTCGAAACAAAAGCAAAAGAACCCATTTTGCCAATGAGCCTATTTAAGAACAGAACCTTTACACTTTTGAATTTAATTGGCTTCTTTATGGCAATCGGAATGTTCGGTGCAATTATGTTTGTACCATTCTTTATGCAGGGAATTGTTGGGGTAAGCGCCACTGCTTCAGGAACAATTATGACACCAATGATGATTACCATGATTATTACGAGTATTATTGGCGGACAGCTTGTTTACAAAATAGGGATTAAGCCGCAAATCATAGCAGGAATGCTAATTATGGCAGGTGGTTTTGGTTTATTGACTACCATGGACATGGATACAAGCAAGTTAGCGGCTACTTCCTATATGGGAATTATCGGAATGGGAATGGGTTTGGTTATGCCTATTCTAACTTTGGCATTGCAGGAAAGCTTTCCAAAAGAAGAACTGGGCGTAGTAACCTCTTCCAGCCAATTTTTCCGCTCAATCGGCGGAACATTTGGAATCACGATTCTCGGTGCTATCATGAATAACAGGGCAGGAAATCTTTTGTCTGACAAATTTGTACCGTTTCTAAATACATTGCCGCAACAGGCGGGACCGATGGTTTCAAAATTCAAAGATATGATTGATACAAACCCGGAAGGACTTTTTCAAATGCTGTTTAGTCCAGAAGCGTTAAAAAAGATCCCAGCCGTTTTGTTGGATAAGATGCTGCCAATTTTAAAAACGTCCTTAATGGGTTCCTTGCATTCGGTATTCTTTACAGGATTGATTTTTATTGTCATAGGAGCTTGCTTTACACTGTTTCTTAAACAAATTAACCTGACCGCTAGAAAAGGGCGGGAAAAGGAAGAAAAGGGAGAAACGGCTTCTGCTGCTGTTTCTGAGTAA
- a CDS encoding DUF3934 family protein, with amino-acid sequence MTKGKAKSGTGRGTGKKGWNRWQAGANKAKSAKPYVSKGTKRSDASKASSNNKGETSE; translated from the coding sequence ATGACTAAAGGTAAGGCTAAAAGCGGAACAGGTAGAGGAACAGGCAAGAAGGGCTGGAATCGTTGGCAAGCTGGTGCAAACAAAGCGAAGAGTGCCAAACCTTATGTAAGCAAAGGTACCAAAAGATCTGATGCATCTAAGGCCTCAAGCAATAATAAAGGTGAAACATCTGAATGA
- the purK gene encoding 5-(carboxyamino)imidazole ribonucleotide synthase: MSLSEKVILPGQTIGIIGGGELGRMMALAARAMGFRIAVLDPQPDSPCGQVADYPIIGDYNDLDAIRQLADFSDVITYEFENIDAKALQWLCENAYVPQGKDILEITQDRIKEKAAIQQAGLEVVPFEIVENGENLIGKIQALGGYPAVLKTTRGGYDGKGQSVLKSDEDLAAASKLLSQGQCVLEKWLSFEKEISVIVTRKANGEISVFPAAENIHKENILFKTIVPALISDSIEEEAVRMACGLADTINLIGTVAVEMFVTDTGKIFINELAPRPHNSGHYTIDACATSQFEQHIRAICNWTLGGTELLQPAVMVNVLGEHMEMLIEELPTPSDWKIHLYGKGEARTKRKMGHITIVGKSVENALNEIDESPVWAERKTAAGKVN, encoded by the coding sequence ATGAGCTTGAGTGAAAAAGTGATCTTGCCAGGACAGACAATCGGTATTATTGGCGGCGGCGAGTTGGGCAGGATGATGGCGCTAGCAGCAAGGGCAATGGGATTCCGGATTGCCGTGCTTGATCCACAGCCAGATTCGCCGTGTGGCCAGGTAGCAGATTATCCAATCATCGGAGATTACAATGACTTGGATGCTATAAGGCAGCTCGCAGATTTCAGTGATGTGATTACGTATGAATTTGAAAATATAGATGCTAAAGCGCTCCAATGGCTATGCGAAAACGCTTATGTTCCTCAAGGGAAAGATATTCTGGAAATAACACAGGATAGGATAAAAGAAAAAGCAGCAATCCAACAGGCAGGTTTAGAGGTTGTTCCATTTGAAATAGTTGAAAATGGCGAAAACCTTATAGGGAAAATTCAAGCTCTTGGCGGATATCCTGCCGTATTAAAAACGACAAGAGGAGGCTATGACGGAAAGGGGCAGTCGGTCTTAAAGTCGGATGAAGATCTTGCGGCTGCAAGCAAATTGCTTAGCCAGGGTCAGTGCGTGCTTGAAAAATGGCTTTCTTTTGAAAAAGAAATATCAGTCATTGTTACAAGAAAAGCAAACGGGGAAATTTCCGTTTTCCCGGCGGCGGAAAACATTCATAAAGAAAACATCCTGTTTAAAACAATCGTGCCAGCTCTAATCAGCGATTCAATTGAGGAGGAGGCCGTTCGGATGGCATGCGGCCTGGCAGACACAATCAATTTAATTGGAACCGTTGCAGTCGAGATGTTTGTGACAGATACAGGAAAAATTTTTATAAACGAACTGGCGCCCCGTCCCCACAATTCCGGCCATTATACAATTGACGCCTGTGCGACTTCACAGTTTGAGCAGCATATCAGGGCGATTTGCAATTGGACGCTCGGAGGCACGGAACTCTTGCAGCCGGCGGTCATGGTCAATGTCCTTGGCGAACATATGGAAATGCTGATTGAGGAATTACCCACCCCGTCCGATTGGAAAATCCATTTATACGGGAAGGGCGAAGCGAGGACCAAAAGAAAAATGGGTCATATCACGATAGTGGGAAAGTCAGTCGAAAACGCCCTTAATGAAATTGATGAGAGTCCGGTTTGGGCTGAAAGAAAAACAGCTGCAGGAAAAGTGAACTGA
- the katA gene encoding catalase KatA: protein MTTNNKLTTSWGAPVGDNQNSMTAGSRGPTLIQDVHLLEKLAHFNRERVPERVVHAKGAGAHGYFEVTNDVTKYTKAKFLSGVGKRTPLFVRFSTVAGENGSADSVRDPRGFAVKFYTEEGNYDLVGNNTPVFFIRDAIKFPDFIHTQKRHPATHLKNPNAIWDFWSLSPESLHQVTILMSDRGIPATYRHMHGFGSHTFKWVNAEGKGVWIKYHFKTEQGVKNLTEEVGTRIAGENPDYHTQDLFNAIEKGDFPAWKLYVQIMPLEDADTYRFDPFDVTKVWSQKDYPLLEVGRMVLNRNPENYFAEVEQATFSPGTLVPGIDVSPDKMLQGRLFAYHDAHRYRVGANHQALPINRSRNEVNNYQRDGQMRFDNNGGGSVYYEPNSFEGPKETSENKPAAFEVSGEADSVAYDHNDHYTQAGDLYRLLNEEERARLVQNVVGAMKPVESNEIKLRQIQHFYKADAEYGTRVAEGLGLAVPQEV from the coding sequence ATGACCACTAATAACAAACTCACAACAAGCTGGGGTGCACCTGTAGGAGACAATCAAAACTCGATGACGGCTGGTTCTCGTGGCCCTACCTTAATCCAGGATGTCCATTTGTTGGAAAAGCTTGCCCATTTTAACCGTGAACGCGTGCCTGAAAGGGTTGTGCATGCAAAAGGAGCAGGGGCACATGGTTATTTTGAAGTAACGAACGATGTGACAAAATACACGAAGGCTAAGTTTTTATCGGGAGTGGGAAAACGTACGCCGCTATTTGTACGTTTCTCAACTGTAGCCGGTGAGAATGGCTCAGCCGATTCAGTAAGAGATCCGCGTGGTTTTGCTGTGAAGTTTTATACTGAGGAAGGCAATTATGACCTCGTGGGTAATAACACACCTGTATTCTTTATCCGGGATGCTATAAAGTTTCCAGACTTTATACATACACAAAAACGCCATCCTGCCACGCATTTGAAAAACCCAAATGCAATCTGGGATTTCTGGTCTTTATCGCCTGAGTCTCTTCACCAGGTAACCATCCTGATGTCAGATCGGGGCATACCGGCAACGTACCGCCATATGCACGGTTTCGGAAGCCACACGTTCAAATGGGTTAATGCGGAAGGCAAGGGTGTCTGGATTAAGTATCATTTTAAAACAGAGCAAGGCGTTAAAAACCTGACAGAGGAAGTAGGCACGCGGATTGCTGGTGAGAATCCTGACTATCACACCCAGGATTTATTTAATGCAATTGAGAAAGGCGATTTCCCGGCATGGAAATTATATGTTCAAATCATGCCGCTTGAGGATGCCGATACGTACCGCTTTGATCCATTTGATGTAACAAAGGTATGGTCGCAAAAAGATTATCCTCTGCTGGAAGTTGGAAGGATGGTATTAAACCGGAATCCTGAAAACTATTTTGCAGAAGTGGAACAGGCAACATTCTCGCCAGGAACACTGGTACCGGGAATAGATGTTTCACCGGATAAAATGCTTCAAGGCCGTTTGTTTGCTTACCACGATGCGCATCGTTACAGGGTAGGTGCGAACCACCAGGCACTGCCAATTAACCGCTCACGCAATGAAGTGAATAATTATCAGCGCGATGGCCAAATGCGTTTTGACAATAACGGTGGCGGTTCGGTTTATTATGAACCAAACAGCTTTGAGGGACCAAAGGAAACTTCGGAGAACAAGCCGGCAGCATTTGAAGTCTCAGGCGAAGCTGACAGTGTTGCTTATGACCATAATGACCATTATACACAGGCTGGCGATTTATACCGTTTGCTAAACGAAGAGGAACGCGCACGTCTTGTTCAAAACGTTGTCGGAGCCATGAAGCCAGTGGAAAGTAATGAAATAAAGCTTCGCCAAATCCAGCATTTTTATAAAGCCGATGCTGAGTATGGTACACGTGTTGCTGAGGGACTGGGTTTAGCGGTGCCACAGGAAGTTTAA
- the purE gene encoding 5-(carboxyamino)imidazole ribonucleotide mutase — translation MTPDVSVIMGSKSDWETMKHACQILDRLEIYYEKKVISAHRTPDLMFEFAETAKERGLKVIIAGAGGAAHLPGMVAAKTTIPVIGVPVQSKALKGLDSLLSIVQMPGGVPVATVAIGTAGAVNAGYLAAQILGAFDSEIAERINQVREETKNLVLESSDELE, via the coding sequence ATGACACCTGATGTTTCAGTGATAATGGGAAGCAAGTCGGACTGGGAAACGATGAAGCATGCATGTCAGATTCTTGATAGGCTCGAAATTTACTACGAAAAGAAGGTCATTTCCGCCCATAGGACACCTGATCTTATGTTCGAATTTGCCGAAACTGCAAAAGAAAGAGGCCTAAAGGTTATCATCGCAGGAGCAGGGGGGGCTGCCCATCTTCCTGGAATGGTGGCGGCTAAAACAACCATTCCGGTTATCGGTGTCCCTGTTCAGTCAAAAGCATTAAAGGGTCTCGATTCACTCCTATCAATCGTGCAAATGCCTGGAGGTGTTCCGGTTGCTACAGTGGCAATCGGTACGGCAGGTGCTGTGAATGCTGGATATTTGGCAGCCCAAATACTTGGTGCCTTTGATTCAGAAATAGCAGAGAGAATTAACCAGGTAAGGGAAGAGACCAAAAATCTGGTGTTGGAAAGCAGTGATGAGCTTGAGTGA
- a CDS encoding bifunctional helix-turn-helix transcriptional regulator/GNAT family N-acetyltransferase: MPDFTFEERIEAVRHFNRFMTRQIGVLREGLLHSPFSLTDSRILFEIANSDNISASDITKELGLDAGYLSRTLNRLEEQELILRERSESDGRQWNIRLTSKGEKAFDLLNKRSHEQVSELLRGMPEFEQKQLIKSMQNIEGLLGKTKGLAFTEPYYLRQHEPGDMGLIVYKHGALYAMEYGWDQHFEALVSQIVSDFIKNFNPKKERCWIAEMNGEVIGSIFIVEENEEVAKLRLLLVDPKARGLGLGTTLVEECIRFSKLAGYKKIVLWTNSILKEARHIYQKSGFELVNEENHHSFGHDLVGETWELRL; this comes from the coding sequence ATGCCGGATTTTACTTTTGAAGAACGAATAGAGGCTGTTCGCCATTTTAATCGTTTTATGACAAGGCAGATAGGGGTTTTACGTGAAGGATTGCTTCATAGTCCTTTTTCTTTAACAGACTCACGAATTCTCTTTGAAATAGCTAACAGTGATAATATATCTGCTTCTGATATAACGAAAGAACTGGGGCTAGATGCTGGATATCTGAGTCGAACTTTAAATCGATTAGAGGAACAAGAATTAATCTTAAGGGAACGTTCTGAATCTGATGGACGGCAGTGGAATATCCGTTTGACTTCAAAAGGAGAAAAGGCATTTGATTTGCTAAACAAACGGTCACATGAACAAGTCTCTGAATTATTAAGAGGGATGCCGGAATTTGAACAAAAACAGTTAATAAAATCCATGCAAAATATCGAAGGCTTGCTTGGTAAAACCAAAGGTTTAGCGTTTACTGAACCTTATTATTTACGTCAGCATGAACCAGGAGATATGGGGCTTATTGTTTATAAACACGGTGCATTGTACGCAATGGAATATGGCTGGGACCAGCATTTTGAAGCACTTGTTTCCCAGATAGTTTCAGATTTTATAAAAAACTTTAATCCTAAAAAAGAACGCTGTTGGATTGCTGAAATGAATGGAGAAGTTATTGGCTCTATTTTTATTGTCGAAGAAAATGAAGAGGTTGCTAAATTACGTTTGCTTCTAGTCGACCCAAAAGCCCGTGGTCTAGGTTTAGGCACAACCCTAGTGGAGGAGTGTATTCGTTTTTCGAAACTTGCTGGCTACAAAAAAATTGTATTATGGACTAACAGTATACTAAAGGAAGCACGTCATATTTATCAGAAATCAGGATTCGAACTAGTTAATGAAGAAAATCATCATAGTTTTGGCCATGATTTGGTAGGAGAAACATGGGAATTAAGACTTTAA
- a CDS encoding VOC family protein, translating into MKNANLYETHILTKNLERAIEFYKGLDLNLAFVIEERRVAFFWLGDPEKKEQMLGIWEVAEDKFVNRHFAFHVSLEELLEVPVFLESKGIKILPAFGLDESEPVVHAWMPAAAYYFEDHDGNSLEYLALVDGQKKPEVGVVHLSKWQQISQEAANTR; encoded by the coding sequence ATGAAAAACGCAAACCTATATGAAACCCATATTCTTACGAAGAATTTAGAGAGAGCGATTGAGTTTTACAAAGGATTGGATTTAAATCTCGCCTTCGTCATCGAGGAAAGAAGAGTTGCTTTTTTCTGGCTCGGCGATCCTGAGAAAAAAGAACAAATGCTTGGGATTTGGGAAGTTGCTGAAGATAAATTTGTGAACAGACATTTTGCATTCCATGTATCACTCGAGGAACTGCTTGAAGTACCGGTATTTTTGGAATCGAAAGGAATTAAAATCCTGCCTGCTTTCGGCTTGGATGAATCCGAACCGGTTGTACACGCTTGGATGCCTGCTGCCGCGTATTATTTTGAAGACCATGACGGCAATTCATTGGAATATTTAGCATTAGTTGATGGGCAAAAGAAACCAGAGGTTGGTGTCGTTCATCTTAGCAAATGGCAGCAAATTTCTCAGGAAGCCGCCAATACAAGATAA